The DNA segment tctttatttatccaCTATATTAGGTCAACAATTCTAGTTTAACTTCAtcatctttcctttttgtttCTCTCTGGCACGATTTACCTCGTGATGGTAAGTTAATTCTATTATTTTGTAAGGAATTACATGTAATCTTTTTGTTTCACTCGTTCTCTGCTGATAGTAATACCACTAAATTATCTTAATTAACACCTAAATTGCATaatgatttcttcttaattttgTAAATCTAACTTCAAACAGAAATATTCCTCCATTTCAAAATAACTACATTTCATTTTTAGTCGGTACATAAAAAATTATAAGTACATTTCCTTCTCAATCCATACAGTGAAAAATAGGAACTTCACTTAAGTGTCCCAAAAAATTTCACCTTCAATTAAAGGGGATCAAATTAGGTGAACCTTGACGAACAGTTAAAATGTACTCTTTCGCATTTTTCGTACAAAAAGTTCTGCAATTTGTAGTACTTTACTACTTTTCATGTAGGTTCCAAATATCTTGAGAAGTTAATCTTAGTCCAAGTTAATAACGAAAATAGATTTAACAACTTACTATACAAATAATACTAACTCAAATATAATTAAGTAAAGCATATGTTCTCAAAGTTTAACTAAATAATAAACAACTTTAATGGTGTGATGATCTTTTCCTTGTTACAACTTTATTGAAAGATTTCAACAAACCAACTATTTCAGTTTTTAGTCACCTTAAGTCAAATAATTTATTAGTGGTTTATAAAGTAAATTTAGGAACTCAAATCTTATAATTTACCTTATCCAAAAAAGTAAACTTCAATTCATAAGAttggtactaaaagaaaattaaattagtttagctttttcttttttggCACATCTGCATGGAATATAATTGCCTAGCAATTATTTGAATATTATTCCGTAAAAAACAAATCTAATTTAATTTGTCAGATTGAAGTTTTATTTAGATTACACATTATTAAGATTATACAATTTTTATTTCTGATGGTGTTTAGTGTGAAAGATTTATCTTATCCGAAAATGTTTGATTTCACAGCAATGCAATATGACGTAGTAGTTTACGATTTATTTTCAGATAAAAGGGAAAATCAAAGAGATTAAATTCAATGCCTTATACTaatttattttgattatttgatttttatgcttgTGGTATTTGGTTgtataaattatattttctacATTTGTAAATATGCTTTTCCTAAGTAATTGTCCCTCTTATTATGGAATACCATACATTAGACATATTAAACTTTTGGAAACATAATTAATCAATCAACCATTCAAGCAATACCAAATATTTCctgaatttgaaaagaaaaatggaTGCTCAGTTCCGCTCCAAAATTTTGGAAAGTATAATATGGGGTTGGAAAAACCAAAACACTTTACTGGCAAATCATTGAGACTTTATAGATAGTATAGATAAGAAACATCCAATTATACCTAGTCTTCTTCTTATCAATATGAGTAAAGAACTTTTATTCGTAAGACTAACCCGTATACAAAAAAGTATAAAAAGAACCATGCCAGTTAAGTTTCCTACCTACAAACTGCAGCAATCATTTATACACATCATGAGAACTTCAAACACATAAGAATAAAAAACAATGCCTTTTTTGGTAAAGAATTTATccttgttctttttttttcttcttgataGCCAAGAAATCCCAAGGGTCGGTGGCACACGGTTTGAAACTCGGTGGATAATAGGTCTGCACCTCTattcttctccacttaaataccggACTTTTGTCTACAGCAGAATTCGAACCCATGACGCACCTAACCCACATATCATGATGTGTTGTGCTCTTACCACTAGACCAAAGCCCTAAGACAGAATTTAACCTTATTTTCACTATCAACTATTCAGATCTTTGACTAACATCTGCATTTTCTCTGGCCTTCTTTTTGTTGGCCCTTTTTTCTGCTAATAAGATTATTTGTTACAGCGTCAATGTCAACTTGCAAGACACACCAATTAGGAAAGATGGAcaaagaagaaaatcaaagacTACAACATAAAGAAACGTGGCAGATTTCCTTAATTATCTTATTTCCCTAGAAAACAGGACAAGCTTTTCAcaaattataatttttaaagcTCTTGTGAGCACCTAGAGCAAAAAGATTGCTTGGAAGATCTGAAATGTACTCAGTTATTCTTCTTTTGTTTGCTCAGGTTTATATACTTTCTTTAAATGGATAACGCTCACCTTTTTTTATCAGATAAACTTTTATTGATATGAGAATGAAGAAAGTGCTGAAAGTTATAACATGTAGTTCCAGAATCACAATTATAAACAGCCCAAAAGAGTACTTCTCATAAATCTACTGAAACACTCCCTCCCCTGTGAGTTCTACCACTTTCATATGTACTTTCTTTAATAAAGCATTTATCTATAACAAAGATAAGCCACAAAAGAAAAATAACCAACCTTGCGTTAAACCAAACTATATATACGTCTCTCTGAAAACCAAGTCGTGTTTGTGAAAATTTTGCATATTATATAGAGACAAGCAACAAACCTGAGCCATCTCTACAAGCGACGACTCTAGAGTctcccacatttgcaacaaccaATCTATCACCTAAAAGAACAGCAGTTGATGCTGTTGAACCAGCATCTTTTTGCTGGCCTTTTTCTTCATTAAGGTAATCGGCGTCGGTTTGCTTAAATGCTTCAACTGCATTCAAGAACCTTTCCCATTAAATGATACAGAAGACAGAAGATAGGATGAATTTAGAAATTACACAGAATATGTCTCCTCTGATTCATACCTATAGCTGACTTCGTATCTTTGATAAAATCAGGATGACCACTCAAATTCTTAAAGAGGTTGTTCTTCAGGTATTCTGCTGTTCTTGAACCACCGTGACCTAATAACAAGCAGAATATAAAGGGATAAGCAATTATCCAGGTCACCAAAAGGTTTTTTTCATGCTTTGATTTTCCTATCTACAACAATTAAGATGACATTAAATCAAGAATTACACTCAGAAAGTACAAAAAGCCTATCCTGAAACGATATGCAAGAAATACTGAGAGATACCATCAAAAACACCAAAGAATGCCACCATTTGACCATCGACTTCTGATATCCTTGTCTCATAAAAGTCCTCCATAGAAGCCCGTTTCCCCTTAAAACTAGCATATCCGTAGCTGAACTTAGCACTTTTGTTTCCAGTCAGAAAGcttcaagaaaagaaaaataaatcaaTTAGTTTCTTATAAAAGTTCACCCCAAACATATCCTTAGAAATAAATAGCACTGCATTAATTGTTGCTCGCCACAATGAAGATACAGCCATTTTGAAAATCTAAAAATCTGAACAAAAGAAAATGCATTTATCAGCCTGAATTTGAATGTTAATATCCACAACCAAAGCAGGCAACCAGGCTGAAGTTCAAGACATAACTTGCCCAGTGACCGGCTCTTTAAGCTACAGAAAATATCCCACAGTGGAGTATATTTTGATATGGGTAAGTATTAAACAAAGCACTATTAGGAAACTGGATTTGGAGATATGGGATGGAAGATCAGGGTGGAGGTAGGTCAGTGATGAGATATGGAGTCCAAGGAAAGGGAGGTCCAATTACATCTTATGTTGCTCGGACACTTCAAAAATTTCGTCGGgtacgtgtcggatcctccaaaagtagtatatttttggaggatccgacacgggtgtGACATCATTTTAGAGATTCTGCTCAACATAGATTACATCCTATAGCTATATGAAATTGCTCATTCAATGAGCATAATGAAAGAGTGGAAGGATATTTATAAGAATTTCACTTTCCGAGAATCAAAATAGGAAATGGACCCATAATCAATTTATGGAAACAGAGACGGCACATGGATGCCTCTTTCTGTGGAATTTTTCCATGTCTTTCAGTATATCTCGTCAGCGGATGGCAATAGCGGCCAGGCCAGCAAGAACAGCCGGAGAGtatcttctttaatctttatttTTTGGATAAGTACAGTAGGAGGGAGTATTATCGAATCAAAATCTCTCAAAATAGACCTAGGTTTGAAGCAGAAATAGAACATATTTGCGGCTTCGTGTATGGCGCAGACATAATACTTTGATATGTAATTCCCAACTAATTCTCTCTTGCCAACAGTATTAGATCGTAGCTAAGGTTTTAAGGCTGAGTGGAGACCAAACAGAAGAATGGTTCCCATTGACATTATGCAATGATATATAGATTGAAGAGATAAACTTTATGTATGGAAAAAGCTCGTAATTGAAGTAATTCTCTGCTACATCTTGTTACCGCTTGTTTCGTTAGGATATCATGATCTCATGAGGAAATCACTTATCAAAGGTGCCTACTTTATATGTTCATATTACACCTTTGGTAAATACTGCCCCCAACTTTGTAAATCAAAGAATActttggaaaaagaaaaatccaactTTACACCATAATTTCGAGTATAAATAGCAACTGCAAACTCTCATTATCCTTTATCACACTAcaaaaaataaccaaaataaTCATAAACTCGGAATGATTAACGAGCAGTCCATAGTGCAGTAGGAAAAAAAGTGGAGAGCCATTATCATTTCTcgaatcacaaaaaataaaaaataacgaTGGACAATTTACAGCATTAACAACAACTAACAGCGAATAAATTCagcagaaagaaagaaaaataaaacaggaGAGCAATAATGCAGTTAACCTAATACCGCCGCCGCTAAAGAGGGCATTGGGATCAATAGAAGGAATCATGACAGTTGTTGACGGCGTCTGTTTCATCTGCGGTGGCGCAGTGGGCTCTTTCAGTGGTTGCCGTGACGGGGTCGCTGCCGGTGCCGGCGGATGGTTCTCCACGGACGGTGGAGAAAGTTCTGGAAGGTTACGATCGGATTCTTTCTTGTCAACGTTCATCATGGTCagtcgtttttttttttttacttcttatGTGCGAAAAAAGTATCAGTTTAttagattttaaaaaaaaaaatggaaccGAATTATGGACTGCTAAattcggtttttttttttttgagttaccTTTTCTGCCCCTTAATCCTAACTGCTTTTTGCTGTACTCCCTTCGTTTTTTACTTTCCTTTTCTGCGCATAACGAAAACAACCTGTGATAAACTTAGAAGAAGATTCTGCACCACAAATACAGTTAAACCTAGAGAGAGAAAAAATGCAGTTAAACCTAGAATTAATGTCCTTGGGCTTGGACCATGAAATTTGTTAAAACTCGTCATATATTATTCGAGTGATCTAATAATAAATCAATTATTAATCTATTGAGGgatctaaaaatgtgaaaaattacTTATATTGATAATGCATGTAATTTTAAACCCTTCAGGATAGTATCATATTTTCATCTTccacttcttttaattcttttaGTGGAAGCAACTTTGAATTTTAGCGCacacagaaaaaaaaaatataaactacgATACAGTATTAAATTTAAGAATtgataatttttataaaatagtgTGATCAAAAATTATATTCCTTGTTATTTTAAAGTGTTACGTTTAAATAACGATTTTATCTGAAACAATATTTGCAAGTTTTATCATCATTTGGTCTATAAACAAAGTTTTGGAAATTGATGTTGCAAAATAAAAATGAGGCACCCACAAAGAAttacaatttaataaaaaaatttagaaaaagtAACCCCTATACaaaattactttattttcatATATTATGTGTAAAATAAGATATATTTAAAATAACATAAAACTAAAACTACAAAACCGTACTCTCTTCCGTTTATAATAAGGGATTAATTTGCTTTGGACACActcattaagaaaatattaaattctaGATGAAAATAGctagtgtgactaaactaccaTTTATTAAATGTTACACCATAGTTATACTAGTATTTATTTTCTCAAATATgaggagtaaatgactttttacatatacatatttgaaaaaactaattaaattttttttattatataatgaATACTTATTTtggactaaaataaaaaaaaaatatcaattgGGAGGGATTATAAATTATCAAATGTGACCTCACATTCACAAAACCCCTGTCTCGATCAATTCAATCAATTTTTTTGCAGTTATTTTCTCACGCTTTTTCCTTGTTCTCAAGACAAAAAttgaataaacaaaaaaaattatggaACTCAAAATACCGTTTCATATGCAACATTCGGCGTTGTTGTAGATCTATCTGACATCATTCTTCTCTACCCAAATCTTCAACTTTCACCATTATCTTTGATTTGTTCCCCAAAGTGTACTGTTAGTAAAGCAACTGTTTCGCAGATTTACTCTGAACAAACACTCGAAATTTTGTTTTAGTTAGTAGTCGCCGGAAAATGAGGAGGAGGAACTCGGATTTCCGGCGGCCGGTAAGGCGGCGATTCTCCAATGTGTTTTGGTTAACTGTGTGTGGATTGGCTATATTGCTGCTCATCATTTTGCTCAGCAGAGAAACTCGCGATTCATCGTCTAGATTGGTTTATACTAAGGTAATATTCATTGTTATAGCATTTATAAATTGCTGatttttttcttctgttttaaGCTAAGAAATCCTTTTTTTCCCGTGGAATTACTTAGATGAGCTTGTGTCGGTTATGGAATTTTGAGCTTTCGGTTGCTCAGTTTTCCATTTAGAGTTCTCAATATTTTGTTTTACATCCTAATTTTATGTAGATTTTGATTTGTGATCCAAATAGCTCTTTGTTTCAATGTATCTCTTAGATGGCATACAACCAATTCACCAGACCTAGTTATTATATTGTACCATTATTAGGTGTAATTGTCATTGCAATACTTGGTAAATGATGGTTATTTTGGCTTAGGAATTGGCTATATAGCAACTTAGGCGGCATGTTGATCTGCTGAAACAACAAGGAAAAGCTGGAAATATTATGAAACTTCATGTGGAAAATGAATTTATCTCTATATGCAAAAATTACTTTATGCTGgttggtttattttttatttgttttaaaatgtaAAGTATGAAGTTTTTATTTCTTCCAAAGGTATATTCCAAGtgaatttgaattaattttttcttATCGAAGAGCACTCAATTCTGTCAGGATATGTATCAACatccccccaccccaccccaaaaGTCCCTTATCATTGGTGTTTTAGTGCCTGACAACGAATTAGTAGATAatttttgtcaacttttctaTTTCCTATTACCTTTTGATATTATTATCGTGGGACAAAGTGTCAAGAAGTACTTTTGCGCTATAATTTGATTTCATTGATTAGTCAAAGAATCATGACTACATTAGCCTTTTAGGGTGAGTTTGTAAACCAATTTGACGTTATTTCAGTTACCATGAGAGTTAGGTATTGATTTTGGCAAAAGCTGTAAAGCCGAAAGATATCTTATGTGGTATGGGTAGTGTTTAAAAATATTTGACTTCTTTGAGGCTTCGAACTGACATATTTGTCTTTCTAGAGTTTAGGCTATCATGAAGGACTCTTGGTACTGATGGATAAAAGCAAATTTGGTCAAAGgaccaagaaaagaaaaaagaagagggaTTATTCTTGTGTAAGACATTAGTGTACCATAAAGGTCTACCAAATTAATGCCCTCAGCCTCAACTAAATCTGCTTCAAAGATGAGTAAGATGACAAACAAAGAGAAATAAGTTAAACATCCTACTTTAGGACATGGAAGATTATAGCACTATTTAGTCTTTTTCTACCAAATTGAACCTTTTGGGAACATTGAGAAGTCCAAACGTGTTGGCTAGTTCCTAAATTGAAAATACCAGATTGTACTCCCCCATTTCTTGAAGAATTAAATGAAACCGATAGTTGTCCAATTAATATATAAGTAATTGCGGCTTTCACATTTTCTTAATGTAGCACTAAACAATACGATACAGTTTGATTTTTATTTAGGTGGTTCCTTTATCAAGCCGTGATAATCAAAGACATACGAAGTAGCTTGATTTGAGAAGCTTCTTAGTAAAAGCGTAAATATTCCTAATCGGGGAGAAGAAagttagaaaaacaaaaagagaacgTTTGTTGACAATATCTGGGAATGTTTTTGGAATTTACTGATTCTATGGCAACTTctttttgcaaaaaatatttcTACACGCGTGGACCTTTGTCCAGAAATTTATGATACTTCTTTGTCCTTTCTTTTCTCTGACCTCCCCAATCTTACTTTTATGAAATATGAACTTAAATCTTTTCATTCAACTATATATATTTATCCATTTGGAGCAACTGTTAAGTTGTCTCtcaggttcgagccgtggaatcaTCTGCTGATGCTTGCATCAGAGTAGGCTACCTACGTCATACCCCCTTGGGGTGCGGCCCTTTCCCGGACCTCGCGTGAACgcgggatgctttgtgcaccgaGCTGCCCCTTTGTAGTGTTTTTTTATTGCCAACAgttttactgggttgttgctgttgttgtaacATTCTTTGCTGCATTGTTTCTAGGCCAAAATGGTATCTGCTTAACTGAAACCAGagtggaaaaagaaaaaatgttgttGGTGATGCTAGAAACTTGAATAGGTTCCCCGTTAATGCTTAGTATTTTAAAATGTGAAAAATGCACAACGACGCCAAAATCTTGTGGAGCTTCAAGTACAAGAGAGCGACTAAAGAGCAGCTTTAGTGAGAAAACACAAACAaggggaaaaaaaagaagaaatatataTGTTGCGCAAGAAAAACAATTGTCTACCAAAACAACACACAAAGGAATTGGAAAAACTACAATAAGTAACATATAACAACAACTGCGCCTCAGTCTCGTGTCATTATCATACTAAAGGAATTGGCTAACAAGAAGTGAAGTATATGAAGTAAAGATCATGTCAATGAAGTTCAAAAACCATTTTAGATCTGTTTCCAGATGCAATACAATGCAATTTTAAGTTTCTATCGAACTTAGTGTTTAGTTTTCCTATACTAAATTTCTAATTCATAGTCTTAATCACTAACTTATTCGTTTATGATGTTCATATAGCATTTGATATAACACTTTGCCAGGTGTACTCATTGTTTTATGCCGCCTTATTTAAGACAGGCCCATTGTCTTTGCACCTCAAATGAGTACAACTATACTATTAATTCTTATTGCTGAGATTCTGTCCCTCTACTCATTTGAGAATGAAAAAAATTGTGGAAATCTGAACAAAACACCATAGGTTGTGTGCCATTTAGAGATTAGTGATAATTCCAATGCCGATGAGAGATTAATTCTTATGACGTTCTGCCCGATCTGAATAATACTGTGCTGTAACTTGTGTGTAGTGGTACATTGATTAAACAATAGGAATTGGGTGCTGGATTCCTTATTTACCTACCAAGACAGTTACATATCGTTGGAGGAAGGATTTAGTAACTCACTAGCTGAAGCCTGTTGCAATAGAGATTTTTTAACTTATTTAATAGCTGCAATTTGT comes from the Nicotiana sylvestris chromosome 4, ASM39365v2, whole genome shotgun sequence genome and includes:
- the LOC104219449 gene encoding probable protein phosphatase 2C 11 — encoded protein: MMNVDKKESDRNLPELSPPSVENHPPAPAATPSRQPLKEPTAPPQMKQTPSTTVMIPSIDPNALFSGGGISFLTGNKSAKFSYGYASFKGKRASMEDFYETRISEVDGQMVAFFGVFDGHGGSRTAEYLKNNLFKNLSGHPDFIKDTKSAIVEAFKQTDADYLNEEKGQQKDAGSTASTAVLLGDRLVVANVGDSRVVACRDGSAIPLSIDHKPDRSDERERIEQAGGFIIWAGTWRVGGVLAVSRAFGDKLLKPYVVADPEIQEEEIDGVDFIIIASDGLWNVLSNKDAVAIVQDIKDAEAASRKLIEEAYSRGSSDNITCVVVRFESA